From Micromonospora rhizosphaerae, the proteins below share one genomic window:
- a CDS encoding ABC transporter substrate-binding protein — MKTVRIWGRGRLACVLAAGVALTLVAGCGGSPTAGGPKAGGNTGPTEAEKVYAEIAGLSGKQRRDKLVELAEKEGKLDLYTSMTSDVADAVTGAFSDKFGIDVNVYRAGSETVLQRILQEQGANYRGNDVVETNANELFALNKEHFLAEYKGERRDLVPEAGRFEGWTATRFNLFAPSWNTKLVPAGQQPKTWEELADPKWDGKLSMELADYDWYLTLYGYWKKQGKSDEEIDRLFAGMAQGAKIAKGHTVQGELLSAGQFSVVASNYSYIVERAKKKGAPVDYLPFVQPVIARPNGVGLMKSAQHPAAAMLFADWLLEEGQKVLVDEGLTPAIVEGNDPLKGVEVIPVDVKTLVEQGDEWSKRYEKVVSNGEKVEGK; from the coding sequence ATGAAAACCGTACGAATCTGGGGCCGGGGAAGACTGGCGTGCGTGCTCGCGGCCGGCGTCGCGCTCACCCTCGTCGCCGGCTGCGGCGGCTCGCCGACGGCAGGCGGCCCGAAGGCCGGCGGGAACACTGGGCCGACCGAGGCGGAGAAGGTCTATGCCGAGATCGCCGGACTCTCGGGCAAGCAGCGGCGGGACAAGCTCGTCGAGCTCGCGGAGAAGGAAGGCAAGCTCGACCTCTACACCTCGATGACGAGCGATGTCGCCGATGCCGTGACCGGGGCGTTCAGTGACAAGTTCGGCATCGACGTCAACGTCTACCGGGCCGGCTCGGAGACCGTCCTGCAGCGGATCCTGCAGGAGCAGGGCGCCAACTACCGGGGCAACGACGTGGTCGAAACCAATGCGAACGAGCTCTTCGCGTTGAACAAGGAGCACTTCCTCGCCGAGTACAAGGGCGAGCGGCGCGATCTCGTGCCCGAGGCGGGACGGTTCGAGGGGTGGACCGCGACCCGGTTCAACCTCTTCGCGCCGAGCTGGAACACGAAGCTCGTCCCCGCCGGGCAGCAGCCCAAGACGTGGGAGGAGCTCGCCGACCCGAAGTGGGACGGCAAGCTCTCCATGGAGCTGGCCGACTACGACTGGTACCTCACGCTCTACGGCTACTGGAAGAAGCAGGGCAAGAGCGATGAGGAGATCGATCGACTGTTCGCCGGGATGGCCCAGGGTGCGAAGATCGCCAAGGGGCACACCGTCCAGGGTGAGCTCCTGTCCGCCGGCCAGTTCTCGGTCGTCGCGTCGAACTACTCCTACATCGTGGAGCGCGCGAAGAAGAAGGGCGCTCCGGTCGACTACCTGCCGTTCGTGCAGCCCGTGATCGCCCGCCCCAACGGAGTCGGGCTCATGAAGAGCGCGCAGCACCCGGCGGCCGCGATGCTCTTCGCCGACTGGCTGCTCGAAGAGGGGCAGAAGGTCCTCGTGGACGAGGGGCTCACGCCGGCCATCGTCGAGGGCAACGACCCGCTCAAAGGCGTGGAGGTCATCCCCGTGGACGTGAAGACGCTGGTCGAGCAGGGCGACGAGTGGAGCAAACGCTACGAGAAGGTCGTCTCCAACGGCGAGAAGGTCGAAGGCAAGTAG